From a region of the Desmodus rotundus isolate HL8 chromosome 7, HLdesRot8A.1, whole genome shotgun sequence genome:
- the ZNF219 gene encoding zinc finger protein 219 isoform X2 translates to MGAVGWSESRAGERRFPCPVCGKRFRFNSILALHLRAHPGAQAFQCPHCGHRAAQRALLRSHLRTHQPERPRSPAARLLLELEERALLREARLGRARSSGGLQASPATEGPAPPQAPSSSAFRCPFCKGKFRTAAELERHLHILHRPWKCGLCSFGSSQEEELLHHNLTAHGAPDRPLAATSAVPQPQPPPKPEPKSVPQPEPEPEREPEREATPAPAPATPEEPPAPPEFRCQVCGQSFTQSWFLKGHMRKHKASFDHACPVCGRCFKEPWFLKNHMKVHASKLGPMRAPGPGSGSARAPQPPDLGLLAYEPLGPTLLLAPAPTPAERREPASLLGYLSLRAGEPRPNGEGAEPGAGRSSFGGFRPLPSALPARARRQCAEEPEEEEEVVESEEDTWSRNRALGPLASLHPRPGEGPGHSAPASGAQARSTAAQEENGLLVGGTRSEGSRGATGKDCPFCGKSFRSAHHLKVHLRVHTGERPYKCPHCDYAGTQSGSLKYHLQRHHREQRSGAGPGPPPEPPPSQRGLAQTSGAKAAQQPATWVEGTSSPRPSSGTVLGSRRKPASPGRTLRNGRGGEAEPLDLSLRAGPGGEAGPGGALHRCLFCPFATGAPELMALHLQVHHSRRARGRRPPQADTSLPYLRAPTGETPPSTPLQEGEEGPRLSRSGEVGLGGQER, encoded by the exons GCTTTCCTTGCCCTGTATGCGGGAAGCGCTTCCGCTTCAATTCCATCCTGGCTTTGCACCTGCGGGCGCACCCAGGCGCCCAGGCCTTCCAGTGCCCACACTGCGGCCACCGTGCAGCGCAGCGGGCCCTGTTACGCTCGCACCTGCGCACGCACCAGCCCGAGCGCCCGCGCAGCCCCGCCGCACGCCTATTGCTAGAATTGGAGGAGCGCGCGCTACTGCGTGAGGCCCGGTTAGGGAGAGCCCGAAGCTCAGGGGGCCTGCAGGCCAGCCCTGCCACTGAGGGCCCGGCGCCGCCCCAGGCTCCCTCGTCATCCGCCTTTCGTTGCCCTTTCTGCAAAGGCAAGTTTCGCACAGCAGCGGAGCTCGAACGCCACCTGCACATCCTGCACAGGCCTTGGAAATGCGGCCTATGTAGTTTCGGCTCCAGCcaggaggaggagctgctgcACCACAACCTGACCGCCCATGGAGCTCCTGATCGCCCTCTGGCGGCCACCTCGGCTGtcccccagcctcagcctccaCCCAAACCTGAACCCAAATCGGTCCCCCAGCCAGAGCCCGAGCCCGAGCGGGAGCCTGAACGTGAGGCAACTCCCGCCCCTGCTCCTGCCACTCCTGAGGAGCCCCCTGCGCCTCCAGAGTTCCGTTGTCAAGTGTGTGGTCAGAGCTTCACGCAGTCCTGGTTTCTCAAGGGCCACATGCGCAAGCACAAGGCCTCCTTCGATCATGCGTGTCCTGTGTGTGGCCGTTGCttcaaggagccctggttccttaAGAACCACATGAAGGTGCATGCCAGCAAGCTGGGCCCAATGCGTGCCCCGGGGCCTGGATCTGGGTCTGCCCGGGCCCCCCAGCCTCCTGACCTGGGCCTGCTGGCCTATGAGCCACTGGGCCCCACGCTCCTCTTGGCCCCAGCACCAACCCCGGCTGAACGCCGTGAGCCTGCAAGCCTCTTGGGCTACCTGAGCCTGCGAGCTGGCGAACCCCGGCCCAATGGTGAGGGCGCTGAGCCTGGGGCTGGCCGCAGCAGCTTCGGAGGCTTCCGCCCCTTGCCCTCTGCTCTCCCGGCCCGGGCTCGCCGGCAATGTGCCGAAGAGCCCGAGGAAGAAGAGGAGGTTGTGGAGTCTGAGGAGGATACCTGGTCCCGGAACCGGGCACTGGGCCCTCTGGCTTCACTGCACCCGCGCCCAGGGGAGGGGCCGGGCCACTCTGCACCTGCTTCTGGGGCCCAGGCAAGGTCTACCGCCGCACAGG AAGAGAATGGGCTGTTAGTTGGAGGGACTCGGTCTGAAGGGAGCCGGGGGGCCACTGGCAAGGATTGTCCCTTCTGTGGAAAATCTTTCCGCTCAGCGCATCACCTCAAAGTGCACCTGCGAGTACACACAG GCGAACGCCCTTACAAGTGTCCGCACTGCGACTATGCTGGCACCCAATCAGGCTCGCTTAAGTATCACCTGCAGCGCCACCACCGGGAGCAGAGGAGCggggctggccctgggccaccACCAGAGCCCCCCCCTTCCCAGCGGGGTTTGGCCCAGACATCTGGAGCCAAGGCGGCTCAGCAGCCTGCGACCTGGGTGGAGGGCACTTCGAGCCCTCGGCCTTCCAGTGGCACTGTGCTGGGGTCTCGTAGGAAACCCGCCAGTCCTGGGAGGACCCTGCGCAATGGGCGAGGCGGTGAGGCCGAACCCCTGGACCTGTCCCTGCGGGCGGGGCCGGGTGGCGAGGCTGGGCCAGGGGGTGCCCTCCACCGTTGCCTCTTTTGCCCCTTTGCCACTGGAGCTCCCGAGCTCATGGCCTTGCACCTGCAAGTGCACCACAGTCGCCGGGCTCGGGGCCGCCGGCCGCCCCAGGCTGACACATCCCTGCCCTACCTCCGAGCACCGACAGGAGAGACCCCTCCAAGTACTCCTctgcaggaaggggaggagggcccCAGGCTGTCGAGATCcggagaggtggggctgggagggcaaGAAAGGTAG
- the ZNF219 gene encoding zinc finger protein 219 isoform X1, whose product MEGSRLRALGGHLTPSPPAFEGELDLQRYSNGPGLSAGSPGMGAVGWSESRAGERRFPCPVCGKRFRFNSILALHLRAHPGAQAFQCPHCGHRAAQRALLRSHLRTHQPERPRSPAARLLLELEERALLREARLGRARSSGGLQASPATEGPAPPQAPSSSAFRCPFCKGKFRTAAELERHLHILHRPWKCGLCSFGSSQEEELLHHNLTAHGAPDRPLAATSAVPQPQPPPKPEPKSVPQPEPEPEREPEREATPAPAPATPEEPPAPPEFRCQVCGQSFTQSWFLKGHMRKHKASFDHACPVCGRCFKEPWFLKNHMKVHASKLGPMRAPGPGSGSARAPQPPDLGLLAYEPLGPTLLLAPAPTPAERREPASLLGYLSLRAGEPRPNGEGAEPGAGRSSFGGFRPLPSALPARARRQCAEEPEEEEEVVESEEDTWSRNRALGPLASLHPRPGEGPGHSAPASGAQARSTAAQEENGLLVGGTRSEGSRGATGKDCPFCGKSFRSAHHLKVHLRVHTGERPYKCPHCDYAGTQSGSLKYHLQRHHREQRSGAGPGPPPEPPPSQRGLAQTSGAKAAQQPATWVEGTSSPRPSSGTVLGSRRKPASPGRTLRNGRGGEAEPLDLSLRAGPGGEAGPGGALHRCLFCPFATGAPELMALHLQVHHSRRARGRRPPQADTSLPYLRAPTGETPPSTPLQEGEEGPRLSRSGEVGLGGQER is encoded by the exons GCTTTCCTTGCCCTGTATGCGGGAAGCGCTTCCGCTTCAATTCCATCCTGGCTTTGCACCTGCGGGCGCACCCAGGCGCCCAGGCCTTCCAGTGCCCACACTGCGGCCACCGTGCAGCGCAGCGGGCCCTGTTACGCTCGCACCTGCGCACGCACCAGCCCGAGCGCCCGCGCAGCCCCGCCGCACGCCTATTGCTAGAATTGGAGGAGCGCGCGCTACTGCGTGAGGCCCGGTTAGGGAGAGCCCGAAGCTCAGGGGGCCTGCAGGCCAGCCCTGCCACTGAGGGCCCGGCGCCGCCCCAGGCTCCCTCGTCATCCGCCTTTCGTTGCCCTTTCTGCAAAGGCAAGTTTCGCACAGCAGCGGAGCTCGAACGCCACCTGCACATCCTGCACAGGCCTTGGAAATGCGGCCTATGTAGTTTCGGCTCCAGCcaggaggaggagctgctgcACCACAACCTGACCGCCCATGGAGCTCCTGATCGCCCTCTGGCGGCCACCTCGGCTGtcccccagcctcagcctccaCCCAAACCTGAACCCAAATCGGTCCCCCAGCCAGAGCCCGAGCCCGAGCGGGAGCCTGAACGTGAGGCAACTCCCGCCCCTGCTCCTGCCACTCCTGAGGAGCCCCCTGCGCCTCCAGAGTTCCGTTGTCAAGTGTGTGGTCAGAGCTTCACGCAGTCCTGGTTTCTCAAGGGCCACATGCGCAAGCACAAGGCCTCCTTCGATCATGCGTGTCCTGTGTGTGGCCGTTGCttcaaggagccctggttccttaAGAACCACATGAAGGTGCATGCCAGCAAGCTGGGCCCAATGCGTGCCCCGGGGCCTGGATCTGGGTCTGCCCGGGCCCCCCAGCCTCCTGACCTGGGCCTGCTGGCCTATGAGCCACTGGGCCCCACGCTCCTCTTGGCCCCAGCACCAACCCCGGCTGAACGCCGTGAGCCTGCAAGCCTCTTGGGCTACCTGAGCCTGCGAGCTGGCGAACCCCGGCCCAATGGTGAGGGCGCTGAGCCTGGGGCTGGCCGCAGCAGCTTCGGAGGCTTCCGCCCCTTGCCCTCTGCTCTCCCGGCCCGGGCTCGCCGGCAATGTGCCGAAGAGCCCGAGGAAGAAGAGGAGGTTGTGGAGTCTGAGGAGGATACCTGGTCCCGGAACCGGGCACTGGGCCCTCTGGCTTCACTGCACCCGCGCCCAGGGGAGGGGCCGGGCCACTCTGCACCTGCTTCTGGGGCCCAGGCAAGGTCTACCGCCGCACAGG AAGAGAATGGGCTGTTAGTTGGAGGGACTCGGTCTGAAGGGAGCCGGGGGGCCACTGGCAAGGATTGTCCCTTCTGTGGAAAATCTTTCCGCTCAGCGCATCACCTCAAAGTGCACCTGCGAGTACACACAG GCGAACGCCCTTACAAGTGTCCGCACTGCGACTATGCTGGCACCCAATCAGGCTCGCTTAAGTATCACCTGCAGCGCCACCACCGGGAGCAGAGGAGCggggctggccctgggccaccACCAGAGCCCCCCCCTTCCCAGCGGGGTTTGGCCCAGACATCTGGAGCCAAGGCGGCTCAGCAGCCTGCGACCTGGGTGGAGGGCACTTCGAGCCCTCGGCCTTCCAGTGGCACTGTGCTGGGGTCTCGTAGGAAACCCGCCAGTCCTGGGAGGACCCTGCGCAATGGGCGAGGCGGTGAGGCCGAACCCCTGGACCTGTCCCTGCGGGCGGGGCCGGGTGGCGAGGCTGGGCCAGGGGGTGCCCTCCACCGTTGCCTCTTTTGCCCCTTTGCCACTGGAGCTCCCGAGCTCATGGCCTTGCACCTGCAAGTGCACCACAGTCGCCGGGCTCGGGGCCGCCGGCCGCCCCAGGCTGACACATCCCTGCCCTACCTCCGAGCACCGACAGGAGAGACCCCTCCAAGTACTCCTctgcaggaaggggaggagggcccCAGGCTGTCGAGATCcggagaggtggggctgggagggcaaGAAAGGTAG